From Camelus ferus isolate YT-003-E chromosome 18, BCGSAC_Cfer_1.0, whole genome shotgun sequence, one genomic window encodes:
- the LOC102522982 gene encoding LOW QUALITY PROTEIN: zinc finger protein 75A (The sequence of the model RefSeq protein was modified relative to this genomic sequence to represent the inferred CDS: inserted 2 bases in 1 codon; deleted 1 base in 1 codon; substituted 1 base at 1 genomic stop codon): MMTVDLKVGEYLNPXIRXVWETKKPVTESSSQHKKCVPQTDSLSPERSHQHFQSFLYHEAAGPLEAVDHLQELCHQWLSPESHSKEQILDLLVLEQFLTILPRDTQTQIKKHHLQSVEEAVVLLEHLQRESGQMNGVAVHKLGEEAVFLGETAEAPGFKLKPAESQPLGMSQDEEFWNTHQGLQEPLSRNTHKETEPICERAVPAHQILASPEQTDTKDWTVAPEFFLSESQSLLTFEEVAIYFSQEEWELLDPTQKALYGDVMQETYETVISLALFVVPKPKVISCLEHGEEPWIQRPPEFKDSPGELLTERKLKNDTEKHQPICLSELEIQAPGDVVSKKARVNVPQKTTGKENHGDMNRVGNWHQDFPMKERKKLSNWWEEELLKLMELHQKERAGEKPFKCQECGKSFRVSADLIKHQRIHTEEKPYKCQQCSKRFRWKSDLNKHLTTHQGIKPYKCSWCGKSFSQNSHLHTHQRTHTGEKPFTCHECGKKFSQNSHLIKHRRTHL; the protein is encoded by the exons ATGATGACAGTAGATCTGAAGGTGGGTGAGTACTTGAATCCTTAGATCAG GGTCTGGGAGACCAAGAAACCTGTGACAGAGAGCTCCAGTCAGCACAAGAAATGTGTCCCACAGACAGACAGCCTCAGTCCTGAGAGGTCTCACCAACACTTCCAAAGCTTCCTGTATCATGAAGCAGCTGGACCCCTTGAGGCTGTTGACCATCTGCAGGAATTATGCCATCAGTGGCTGAGTCCTGAGAGTCATTCAAAAGAGCAGATCTTGGACCTGCTGGTGCTAGAGCAGTTCTTGACCATTCTGCCCAGGGACACCCAGACCCAGATAAAGAAGCACCATCTACAGAGTGTCGAGGAGGCTGTGGTCCTGTTAGAACACTTGCAGAGGGAATCTGGTCAAATGAATGGG GTTGCAGTCCACAAGCTGGGAGAGGAAGCAGTGTTCTTGGGAGAAACAGCAGAGGCCCCAGGCTTCAAGCTGAAGCCAGCAGAGTCGCAGCCACTGGGCATGTCCCAGGATGAAGAATTTTGGAATACACACCAGGGTCTACAGGAACCACTGAGCAGG AATACTCACAAAGAAACTGAGCCCATATGTGAGAGGG CTGTGCCCGCTCACCAGATCCTAGCCTCTCCTGAGCAGACAGACACCAAGGACTGGACTGTGGCACCTGAGTTCTTCTTGTCTGAGTCCCAG agcTTGTTGACATTTGAAGAAGTGGCCATATATTTTTCCCAGGAAGAATGGGAATTACTGGATCCCACTCAGAAGGCCCTCTACGGTGATGTAATGCAAGAAACCTATGAGACTGTCATCTCTCTAG cattatttgtGGTCCCCAAACCTAAAGTGATCTCCTGTCTAGAGCACGGGGAAGAGCCATGGATTCAAAGACCCCCAGAGTTCAAGGACAGTCCTGGAGAACTCCTTACAG AGAGAAAGCtgaaaaatgacactgaaaaaCATCAGCCTAtatgtctttctgaattagaaatACAAGCACCAGGAGACGTAGTATCAAAAAAAGCGAGAGTGAATGTTCCGCAAAAAACAACAGGCAAAGAGAATCATGGTGATATGAACAGGGTCGGGAATTGGCACCAAGATTTTccaatgaaggaaagaaagaaactttcaaACTGGTGGGAAGAAGAGCTGCTGAAACTTATGGAGCTTCACCAGAAAGAACGTGCAGGGGAGAAACCTTTTAAATGCCAGGAATGTGGGAAAAGCTTCAGAGTTAGCGCTGACCTTATTAAGCACCAAAGAATTCACACTGAAGAGAAACCATATAAATGTCAACAGTGTAGTAAGAGGTTTAGATGGAAGTCAGATCTTAATAAGCACTTAACAACACACCAAGGAATAAAACCGTATAAATGCTCATGGTGTGGGAAAAGCTTCAGTCAAAATTCACATCTACACACACACCAAAGAacacacactggagagaagccctttACATGTCATGAATGTGGGAAAAAATTCAGCCAGAATTCCCACCTTATTAAACACCGGAGAACTCATCTGTAG